The following DNA comes from Marispirochaeta aestuarii.
AACCACAGATTCACAGGACGCTGCCAGGCCGGGTTTCGTCTGCGAAGAAAAAAGAAAAGAGTTCCGAGCGCGGCTGATTCGATAATGGTGAGGACCCCGGCAAGAACCCCGCCCCCCCCAGGTAGATCCGGTAGGCAGCGGTAATGGATGCGGCGATGAACGCGGCGGCAGGACCGCAGATATAACCTGCGGCACTCAGCACAATGGACCGCCCGTCATAGATCACCCCGAGGGCAAAGACCATGGGGGTCATCATTCCGACAAGTCCGACACAGGCAAAAAGCAGACCGGCAAGAAGAGAAAAGAAGGGGTTTTCCCTCTTGAGTCTGGTATGGATCTGTTCGTACCCCACGGTAAGGGCTACCAGGAGCGCTATGTTATGTACCAGATCAAGAATAATCATATACAGGCACCTCTAAAAACGTGGCATTTTTACCATAGTCAAGGAGGAATGATTTTGCAGCCCCCGCAAACTCTTGTGCAACAAGAGTTGAGGACCGCGGAAAATCTCGACGACGCAGGATATGGGAAAAAGAACAATTTTTTAAGGTGCCCATACGTTTACCTTGAAATCTATCACAACCTTATTCAAATCCCAGGACTGCCTTTTATTTCCGCCTTTGTTTCACCGAATCTGCTTACCACCACGATTCCGGCAGCGATCAGGGCGACACTGAGAATCAGCCAGGGGGACAAGACCTCTCCCAGAAGCACACCGCTTAAAATGACACCGAACAAAGGAGTAAAGAACGAGAAGGAGGTTATTACGCTGGCATTGTAGCGCCGTAAAAGGCTGGTGAGCAGAATAAAGCAGAAGCCTGCCACCACTACACCCTGATAGAGAATAGCGGCGACAACCGCAGGATTTATCCTGTACTCATAGGAGCCTTCGAAAATGAACGTCACCGCCAGAAAAGCCGGAACACTGAATACCGACTGCCAGAATACCAGCTTTACCGGATGCAGCCCCTGGGTCATTCTCTTGGTAACCACCTGTCGCAGACCGAGAAGAATACAGCTGCTGAACACGATGAGATCACCCGCAATCGAACCTGCACTGCCGACTATGAAGGCTTCCCCGAATATGAGCGCCACACCGCTGAAGGAGACAGCCATGCCCAGGATCTTACCGCCGTTCAGGTGATCTCCCCGGATCAGCAAATGGGCGAAAAGGGCCGTGGCAAAGGGATAAGAGGAGATAAGCACCGTTGCATGGGCCGCCAGAGTCAGGGAGGTCCCTATATTCATCGTAAGTATCTGTACCACAAAGAGGGCCACAAGACCCAGTAAAAAAAGGAGTTCCTCCTTAACGAGCTTCAGGGAAATTCCCGCGAACCTTGCATAGGGCCAGACCGCCAGGGCTCCCAGAAAAAAGCGGACCGCCGCAATGGCCGCCGGAGGCATACCGCTGGAGGCGATCTTTATGGAAACCGTATTACCGCCCCATAAGGTTGCGGAAAGAAAAGCCAGGAGACCTGCCCCAAGGGTAAGCCTGTCATTCAGTATGGATGAGTCCTTCATTCCGGTGAGTGTAGGAACCCCGGCCCTTTAGGTCAAGCGCCGGAGGTGTAAGAACGTCAATCTTGAGGACAGGTCTCCCGTTCGAGTTCCGACAGGAACAGAAGGGCTTCCTGCCTGTTCGATCCGCACATACCGGGATCGGGACGCAAAGCGGCACACACCGCCGGGTAATCGGGAGAACCATGAATACTGCAGCGGAAATGTTCATCAAGATTGACGCAGGGTACCCCCGCGGGTTTTCCATCGGGCATTCCGGGAATGGAGGATGAGATGGATATGGCGATGCAACAGGCTCCGCAGCCGGCCCGGCAGGTCATTCTTCAGCCGCCCAGCTTCGCGAAGAGACTTCGGATTGTATCGTCATAGTCGGGAACTCCACCGGAGCGGGCGGCAGTAAAGGAGCCCAGGGCGGCGCCGTAGCCGGCAGCTTCGAAGGGATCCTTGCCCCGCCCCAGGGCATACATGAAGCCGGCGGAAAAACTGTCCCCTGCCCCCACAGCGTCGGCCACCTCCACCGGTTCAACGGGTATCCGACGCAGGATTCCACCGGACAGGAGGGTAACCCCGTCCTTTCCCCGGGTTACAATAAGGCTTTCCAGTCCGAACTGCTCTGTCAGTCTGTTCATATGTTCTTCGGGGCTCCCGGTCCCGTCAAGACCGAACATCTCAGCCACAAGATCCAGTTCATCATTATTGAGCTTTACAATGGTGGCGTGCCGGAGGGACACATCGATAATCTCCCGGGAATAGTAGCTCTGGCGAAGATTGACGTCATAAAAGCGATGTCGGGCCCGGACCTTCTCGAAAAGT
Coding sequences within:
- a CDS encoding YkgJ family cysteine cluster protein, which gives rise to MTCRAGCGACCIAISISSSIPGMPDGKPAGVPCVNLDEHFRCSIHGSPDYPAVCAALRPDPGMCGSNRQEALLFLSELERETCPQD
- a CDS encoding carbohydrate kinase family protein, with translation MKAISFGEILWDIIGDTEHIGGASLNFAAHLAKLGGESYLVSALGNDERGDRGFDALVRHGIQADYINRVGDAPTGTVTVELEAGQPSYTIHEGVAWDCIRLKDEQLAAIQAGDWDCFYFGTLAQRSEINRTTLRSLFEKVRARHRFYDVNLRQSYYSREIIDVSLRHATIVKLNNDELDLVAEMFGLDGTGSPEEHMNRLTEQFGLESLIVTRGKDGVTLLSGGILRRIPVEPVEVADAVGAGDSFSAGFMYALGRGKDPFEAAGYGAALGSFTAARSGGVPDYDDTIRSLFAKLGG
- a CDS encoding DMT family transporter, with amino-acid sequence MKDSSILNDRLTLGAGLLAFLSATLWGGNTVSIKIASSGMPPAAIAAVRFFLGALAVWPYARFAGISLKLVKEELLFLLGLVALFVVQILTMNIGTSLTLAAHATVLISSYPFATALFAHLLIRGDHLNGGKILGMAVSFSGVALIFGEAFIVGSAGSIAGDLIVFSSCILLGLRQVVTKRMTQGLHPVKLVFWQSVFSVPAFLAVTFIFEGSYEYRINPAVVAAILYQGVVVAGFCFILLTSLLRRYNASVITSFSFFTPLFGVILSGVLLGEVLSPWLILSVALIAAGIVVVSRFGETKAEIKGSPGI